Proteins from one Sarcophilus harrisii chromosome 2, mSarHar1.11, whole genome shotgun sequence genomic window:
- the LOC116421451 gene encoding N-alpha-acetyltransferase 20, which produces MTTLRAFTCDDLFRFNNINLDPLTETYGIPFYLQYLAHWPEYFIVAEAPGGELMGYIMGKAEGSVAREEWHGHVTALSVAPEFRRLGLAAKLMELLEEISERKGGFFVDLFVRVSNQVAVNMYKQLGYSVYRTVIEYYSASNGEPDEDAYDMRKALSRDTEKKSIIPLPHPVRPEDIE; this is translated from the exons T TAATCTGGATCCACTGACAGAAAct TATGGGATACCATTTTATTTACAATATCTAGCTCACTGGCCCGAGTATTTCATAGTTGCAGAGGCACCTGGTGGCGAGCTTATGGGTTATA TTATGGGTAAAGCAGAGGGCTCAGTAGCCAGAGAAGAGTGGCATGGTCATGTCACAGCCTTATCAGTTGCCCCTGAATTTCGACGCCTTGGTTTAGCTGCTAAACTAATGGAGCTATTGGAGGAGATTTCAGAAAG aaAGGGTGGATTTTTTGTTGATCTCTTTGTAAGAGTGTCAAATCAAGTAGCAGTCAACATGTATAAGCAACTGGGCTACAGtgtttatagaacagtaatagaATACTACTCTGCAAGCAATGGAGAACCTGATGAGGATGCttatg ATATGAGAAAAGCACTCTCCAGGGACACAGAAAAGAAATCCATCATACCGTTACCTCATCCTGTGAGACCTGAAGATATCGAATAA